The Molothrus aeneus isolate 106 chromosome 15, BPBGC_Maene_1.0, whole genome shotgun sequence genome includes a region encoding these proteins:
- the LOC136563184 gene encoding sulfate transporter-like, translated as MAAMTETNHIHEVMEGPEGDDAKCSFHHTMFLEPQEKKRNMKALLVKRAKETCSCTPAKMKDCILGFFPILQWLPKYNLREYLLGDVMSGVIVGVLLVPQSIAYSLLAGLEPIYGLYTSFFSCIIYCIFGTSRHISVSIFGVVCLMLGQVVDREVERAGYQLEPAVPSALPGPGGHGNGTGNGTEPLCDSGCYAMAVAATITFISGVYQVAMGFFQVGFVSVYLSDSLLSGFVTGASITVLTSQVKYLLGLDIPRSGGVGSLVTTWINIFSNIHTTNICDLITSFLCFLVLIPAKELNERFKSKLKAPVPVELFVVVAATLASHFGKLRETYGSSISGHIPTGFLPPRPPVWTLIPSVALDAIPIAIIGFAITVSLSEMFAKKHGYSVRANQEMYAIGFCNIIPSFFHCFTTSAALAKTLVKESTGCRTQMSGMVTSLVILLVLLVIAPLFYSLQKCVLAVITIVNLRGALRKFRDLPKMWHLSRVDTVIWAVTMVATALISTEIGLLVGVCFSMLCVIFRTQRPEAPLLGWVAESETYESLSAYKNLQTKPGVVVFRFEAPIYYINKECFKSTLYKQTGVNPAWVKAAKKKAEKKKLKEKEEGSGDKQSSIPVDLGSEPVGFHTIVIDCCAVQFLDTAGIRALKEVCRDYRDIDVHVLLAQCSPSVRSSLLRGEFFQEGEDQLLFHSVHQAVDFALGTQGHGAPKK; from the exons ATGGCAGCGATGACAGAAACCAACCATATCCATGAAGTGATGGAAGGGCCAGAAGGAGATGATGCCAAGTGCAGTTTCCATCACACAATGTTCCTGGAACCCCAAGAGAAGAAGAGGAACATGAAGGCTCTGCTGGTTAAGCGAGCAAAGGAAACGTGCAGCTGCACCCCGGCCAAAATGAAAGATTGtattctggggtttttccccatcTTACAGTGGCTTCCTAAATACAACCTCAGGGAGTACCTCCTGGGGGATGTAATGTCTGGTGTGATCGTGGGGGTCCTGCTGGTCCCACAGTCCATTGCCTACTCCCTCTTGGCCGGGCTGGAGCCCATTTATGGCCTTTAcacctcctttttctcctgcatcATTTACTGCATCTTCGGCACCTCCCGCCACATCTCCGTCAGCATCTTCGGCGTGGTGTGCCTGATGCTGGGCCAGGTGGTGGACAGGGAGGTGGAGAGGGCTGGCTACCAGctggagccagctgtgcccagtgccctgccaggcccGGGGGGGCACGGGAATGGCACTGGCAACGGGACAGAGCCGCTCTGTGACAGCGGCTGCTACGCCATGGCCGTGGCTGCCACCATCACCTTCATCTCTGGGGTGTACCAG GTGGCCATGGGTTTCTTCCAGGTGGGCTTTGTCTCCGTGTACCTCTCGGATTCTCTGCTGAGTGGTTTTGTCACAGGGGCCTCCATCACTGTCCTGACCTCACAAGTCAAGTACCTGCTGGGCCTGGACATTCCTCGGAGCGGGGGCGTGGGCTCCCTCGTCACCACCTGGATAAACATCTTCAGCAACATCCACACCACCAACATCTGTGACCTCATCACCAGCTTCTTGTGCTTCCTGGTGCTCATCCCAGCCAAGGAGCTCAACGAGCGCTTCAAATCCAAGCTCAAGGCTCCGGTTCCGGTGGAGCTCTTTGTGGTCGTGGCAGCCACTCTGGCATCTCACTTTGGGAAGCTGAGGGAGACTTATGGCTCCAGCATTTCAGGGCACATCCCCACGGGGTTTCTGCCCCCGCGCCCTCCAGTCTGGACCCTGATTCCCAGCGTGGCCTTGGATGCCATCCCCATTGCCATCATTGGCTTTGCCATCACCGTGTCCCTCTCGGAGATGTTTGCCAAGAAGCACGGCTACTccgtgagggccaaccaggagATGTACGCCATCGGCTTCTGCAACATCATCCCCTCCTTCTTCCACTGCTTCACAACCAGCGCAGCTCTCGCCAAGACCCTGGTCAAGGAGTCCACGGGCTGCAGGACCCAGATGTCCGGCATGGTGACCAGCCTGGTGATCCTCCTGGTCCTCCTCGTCATCGCCCCTTTGTTCTACTCCCTGCAGAAATGCGTCCTCGCCGTCATAACCATCGTCAACCTCCGCGGAGCCCTGCGCAAGTTCAGGGACCTGCCCAAGATGTGGCACCTGAGCAGGGTGGACACGGTGATCTGGGCGGTCACCATGGTGGCCACGGCGCTCATCAGCACTGAGATCGGGCTCCTGGTGGGGGTTTGCTTCTCCATGCTCTGCGTCATCTTCCGCACCCAGCGCCCCGAGGCGCcgctgctgggctgggtggcCGAGTCGGAGACCTACGAGTCCCTGTCTGCCTACAAGAACCTGCAAACCAAGCCTGGCGTGGTGGTGTTCCGCTTCGAGGCCCCCATCTACTACATCAACAAGGAGTGCTTCAAATCCACCCTCTACAAGCAAACTGGGGTCAACCCCGCGTGGGTGAAGGCAGCCAAGAAGAAagcggagaaaaaaaagctcaaggagaaggaggaggggtCCGGGGACAAGCAGAGCAGCATCCCCGTGGATTTGGGGTCGGAGCCCGTGGGGTTTCACACCATCGTGATCGACTGCTGCGCCGTGCAGTTCCTGGACACGGCCGGCATCCGCGCGCTCAAGGAGGTCTGCAGGGACTACAGGGACATCGACGTGCACGTGCTGCTGGCCCAGTGCAGCCCCTctgtcaggagctccctgctccgAGGGGAGTTCTTCCAGGAGGGGGAGGACCAGCTGCTCTTCCACAGCGTGCACCAGGCCGTGGACTTTGCCCTGGGCACGCAGGGGCACGGTGCTCCCAAGAAATAG